In one Bradyrhizobium sp. 4 genomic region, the following are encoded:
- a CDS encoding sensor histidine kinase: protein MLPLIVFAVGIAVYNYKQDRNDATRRVLENVRSMRLVLDSEVQRMTGGLQVLALTNSLRDDDFQNFRRIALGFVDQYGKGGLVLISDRKGRLLFSSATEDTASLPPRGHLEIIEKVFATRSPQYSDLFTGAINGRQVLTVEVPVLRDGEVIYDLCFSPPVSIFQDLVEKQRPDRDWTVSLLDTKAIVFARTPNPTEIFGKRATGTVYESMLRTPEAALSTVSLDGVALSTVYTRSRLTGWTIVAGVAESSLIAPLWRNIAITSFIGGILLLTGLTFAVRMATTIARGEMLHDLLIDELNHRVKNTLALMQAIAVQTFRSASRDERAKFEGRLGALAEAHNLLSQEKWAGSELRDVITRALQPFLLNNPERIRMAGPAVPLSPRLAVVLSMVVHEIATNAAKYGALSNETGRVALEWEVLAEAPKPRLRLIWTESGGPPVTAPVQRGFGSRLIERSARDQLGGEATVDFLPRGVVCTVICALDEAR, encoded by the coding sequence ATGTTGCCGCTGATCGTCTTCGCGGTCGGTATTGCCGTCTACAATTACAAGCAGGACCGCAACGACGCGACCCGCCGCGTGCTGGAGAACGTGCGCAGCATGCGCCTCGTGCTGGACTCCGAGGTGCAGCGGATGACCGGCGGCCTGCAAGTGCTTGCGCTGACGAATTCGCTGCGCGACGACGACTTCCAGAATTTTCGCCGCATCGCCCTCGGCTTCGTCGATCAGTATGGCAAGGGCGGCCTGGTGCTGATCTCCGATCGCAAGGGCCGACTGCTGTTCTCCTCCGCGACGGAGGACACCGCAAGCCTGCCGCCACGCGGCCACCTGGAGATCATCGAAAAGGTGTTTGCGACCAGATCGCCGCAATATTCCGACCTGTTCACCGGCGCGATCAACGGCCGGCAGGTGCTTACGGTCGAGGTTCCGGTGCTCCGCGACGGCGAAGTGATCTACGACCTCTGCTTCAGCCCGCCGGTCAGCATCTTTCAGGACCTGGTCGAAAAGCAACGGCCCGACCGGGATTGGACGGTCTCCCTGCTCGACACCAAGGCCATCGTGTTCGCGCGCACGCCGAACCCTACGGAGATCTTCGGCAAGCGGGCTACCGGCACGGTGTACGAAAGTATGTTGCGCACGCCGGAAGCCGCACTCTCGACGGTTTCGCTCGACGGTGTTGCGTTGTCCACCGTCTATACGAGGTCACGGCTGACCGGCTGGACCATCGTGGCCGGCGTCGCCGAGAGCTCGCTGATCGCTCCGCTCTGGCGCAACATCGCGATCACCAGTTTTATCGGCGGCATCCTGCTGCTGACCGGCCTGACCTTCGCGGTCAGGATGGCAACCACGATCGCGCGCGGCGAGATGCTGCACGATCTCCTGATCGACGAGCTCAACCATCGCGTCAAGAACACGCTCGCGTTGATGCAGGCGATCGCGGTGCAGACCTTCCGCAGCGCCAGCCGGGACGAGCGGGCAAAATTCGAGGGCCGGCTCGGCGCGCTGGCCGAGGCGCATAATTTGCTGAGCCAGGAGAAATGGGCGGGCTCCGAGCTGCGGGACGTGATCACCCGCGCGCTCCAGCCGTTCCTGCTGAATAATCCGGAGCGCATCCGCATGGCCGGACCCGCGGTGCCGCTGTCGCCGCGGCTCGCCGTGGTGCTGTCGATGGTCGTGCACGAGATCGCCACCAACGCCGCAAAGTACGGCGCGCTGTCCAACGAGACCGGACGGGTGGCGCTGGAGTGGGAGGTCCTTGCCGAGGCGCCGAAGCCGCGGCTGCGCCTGATCTGGACCGAGAGCGGCGGACCGCCGGTGACGGCGCCGGTGCAGCGCGGCTTCGGCTCGCGCCTGATCGAGCGCAGTGCGCGCGACCAGCTCGGCGGCGAGGCCACCGTCGACTTCCTGCCCCGGGGCGTGGTCTGCACGGTGATTTGCGCGCTGGACGAGGCGCGATGA
- a CDS encoding mandelate racemase/muconate lactonizing enzyme family protein has translation MKITRVRTHILEAKLSQPFAYSRAWYDTRTAMLVEIETDNGLVGWGECYGPARITAAVVQSIAPWLIGEDPLRTDVLWQMVYARLRDHGQKGVVIQGMSGIDIALWDIKGKHFGVPVHQLLGGGARKQVAAYATGLYRRKSGDPLNYLAEEAAGYAAEGFRAVKLKVGFGIAEDAAVTRAVREAIGPDVALMVDANHAYDAVAAIRLGRLIERHDIGWFEEPVPPEDIAGYRAVKSALTIPVAGGECEFTRFGFRELFVSHALDIAQPDTCAAGGLSECKKIADMSEAFGIRYNPHVWGTGIAIAASLQLLAVLPSHTPTSLAPLEPMLEFDRTEHPIRQAVLKEPIEHARGVVRVPEGPGLGIEIDREALGRFAAEA, from the coding sequence ATGAAGATCACTAGGGTTCGCACGCACATTCTCGAAGCAAAGCTGTCGCAGCCCTTTGCCTATTCGCGCGCCTGGTACGACACACGCACCGCAATGCTGGTCGAGATCGAGACCGACAATGGTCTTGTCGGATGGGGTGAATGCTACGGCCCGGCGCGCATCACGGCGGCGGTGGTGCAGAGTATCGCTCCGTGGCTGATCGGCGAGGATCCGTTGCGCACCGACGTGCTGTGGCAGATGGTCTATGCGCGCCTGCGGGATCACGGCCAGAAGGGCGTCGTGATCCAGGGGATGAGCGGCATCGACATCGCGCTATGGGACATCAAGGGCAAGCATTTCGGCGTACCCGTGCATCAGCTTCTCGGCGGCGGCGCGCGCAAGCAGGTTGCGGCCTACGCGACCGGTCTCTACCGGCGCAAGTCAGGCGATCCGCTGAACTATCTGGCGGAGGAAGCGGCGGGTTATGCCGCCGAAGGATTCCGCGCCGTGAAGCTGAAGGTCGGTTTCGGCATCGCGGAGGATGCCGCGGTCACCCGCGCGGTGCGCGAGGCGATCGGCCCCGATGTCGCGCTGATGGTCGATGCGAACCACGCCTATGACGCGGTCGCGGCGATCCGGCTCGGCCGCCTGATCGAGCGCCATGACATCGGATGGTTCGAGGAGCCGGTGCCGCCGGAGGACATCGCGGGCTATCGCGCGGTGAAATCCGCGCTCACGATTCCGGTCGCCGGCGGCGAGTGCGAATTCACGCGCTTCGGCTTCCGCGAGCTGTTCGTCTCGCATGCGCTCGACATCGCCCAGCCCGACACCTGCGCGGCGGGTGGCTTGAGCGAATGCAAGAAGATCGCGGACATGAGCGAGGCGTTCGGCATCCGCTACAATCCGCACGTCTGGGGCACCGGGATTGCGATCGCCGCCTCGCTTCAGCTCCTCGCCGTGCTGCCGTCGCACACGCCGACCTCGCTGGCTCCGCTCGAACCGATGCTCGAGTTCGACCGCACCGAGCATCCGATCCGGCAGGCGGTTTTGAAGGAGCCGATCGAGCATGCGAGGGGCGTCGTGCGGGTGCCCGAGGGGCCGGGCCTCGGCATCGAGATCGACCGCGAGGCGCTGGGGCGCTTTGCGGCGGAGGCCTAA
- a CDS encoding cytochrome c biogenesis protein CcdA, giving the protein MQNVSIPAALIAGLVSFLSPCVLPLVPPYLIYLTGATIEHVESNEPASVSKRAIMMSALLFVLGFSTVFVALGASASLIGGLIRAWSAELSILAGIVIIVMGLHFLGLTRIGLLMREGRLTAPKPVGLWGAYVMGLAFAFGWTPCIGPILAAILSVAAAEATVTKGAGLLAVYSAGLGIPFLIAALMIEQFSTLFARMKGHLVNVERAMGVLMVITGVGFLTGAVSNVSIWLLETFPALQTIG; this is encoded by the coding sequence ATGCAAAATGTTTCGATCCCGGCGGCGCTGATTGCCGGCCTCGTCAGCTTCCTCTCCCCTTGCGTCCTGCCGCTGGTCCCGCCCTACCTGATCTATCTGACGGGCGCGACGATCGAGCATGTCGAAAGCAACGAGCCCGCATCAGTCTCCAAACGCGCGATTATGATGTCGGCGCTCCTGTTCGTGCTCGGCTTCTCCACTGTGTTCGTGGCGCTCGGCGCCAGCGCCTCGCTGATCGGCGGGCTGATCCGCGCTTGGTCGGCCGAACTCTCGATCCTCGCCGGCATCGTCATCATCGTCATGGGCCTGCATTTCCTCGGCCTGACGCGCATCGGCCTCTTGATGCGCGAGGGACGATTGACCGCGCCCAAGCCCGTCGGCCTCTGGGGTGCTTATGTGATGGGGCTCGCCTTTGCCTTTGGCTGGACGCCCTGCATCGGCCCGATCCTCGCGGCGATCCTCTCGGTCGCGGCCGCCGAAGCGACAGTCACGAAGGGCGCCGGCCTGCTCGCGGTCTATTCGGCTGGCCTCGGCATTCCCTTCCTGATCGCCGCCCTGATGATCGAGCAGTTTTCCACCCTGTTCGCGCGCATGAAGGGCCATCTCGTCAATGTCGAGCGCGCCATGGGCGTCCTGATGGTGATCACCGGCGTCGGCTTCCTCACCGGCGCGGTGTCGAATGTGAGCATCTGGCTGCTTGAGACGTTCCCGGCGTTGCAGACGATCGGTTAG